The genomic stretch ATGGCGGCAGCTCTAGCAAAACATGGGTGTATGCTCTCGTCGGAGCTCTTGGGGGCGGTGCCTTTGTTTTGCTCGCTGGAATCATTCTTTTCTGCTTGTTCTTCCGTAAAAGCGCCCAGAAAAACAAGCAGAAAAAAGATCCAAGTATCAACTCGGAGAGTTTTGAGGCGGCGGAGAAGCCACATGAGAAAATTGTGGAGGAAGAGTCCAAGGACTTTTTGGAGAGTATATCTGATATAGCTCAATCTCTCAAAGTATATAGTTTTCAAGAACTTCAGTCTGCAACCCAGAATTTCAGTCCCAGCTGTTGGATTAGAGGATCTGTTTATCACGGCACGATCAATGGGGATTCTGCTGCCATCAAGAAGATGGACGGAGACGTGTCAAAGGAAATAGATTTGCTAAACAAGACCAGCCACTTCAATCTCATCCGGCTGTCAGGTGTTTGTTTCAATGAAGGGCATTGGTATCTTGTTTATGAATACGCTGTTAATGGACCCTTGAGTGACTGGATTTATCACCGTAACAGTGATCACAAGTTTCTAAATTGGACACAGAGAGTACAGATTGCTTTGGATGTGGCCACGGGGCTTAACTATATCCATAACTATACATCTCAACCCTATGTCCACAAGGATATAAAGAGCGGTAATGTTCTTCTGGATGGTGATTTTAGGGCTAAGATTGCCAACTTTGGGCTAGCAAGATCAGCAGGTGGTCAGGAAGGCGAATTTGCATTGACAAGGCATATCGTTGGCACACAAGGTTACATGGCTCCGGAGTATTTGGAGCATGGTTTTGTCTCGACGAAGATGGATGTCTACTCATTTGGGGTACTCATGCTGGAGATACTTACCGGGAAAGACGTCAAAGAGTTGTATGAAAGGTTTAGCATCATGTCAGACATCTTGATTCCTGTGCTTAATGAGAAAAAGGGGAAGCAGAGCTTGGTTGATTTCATGGATCCTTCTTTGCAAGGGAATTACCCTGCAGAACTTGCCATTTTTGTAGCCCGATTGGTTGATAGTTGCATAAAGAAAGATCCATCAGGCCGGCCAGGCATGGATGAGATTTTGCAATCTCTAACACAAATTATGACCACATCGCAGAACTGGGAAATGTCAAATAGCATCTCAGGGTACTAAAGTTTCAGTTACAGCTTTTCTACcaacttctttctttttgccTTTTCATCTTCTTGGCTTCTGTTTCCCTTTTTGCGGACTATCTGTTAGGTGtaaattgttttgaaatgaCAGATTTGTTGTTTCAAGCTATTAGTTACAGCTATAGATTGTCTAGAATGATGCATATTTTTCCAGAACTTGTCTGAAAGATGTGATGCTAATTCTAGACCGGACCTTGAAGTTTCTGTTTGGAATGCTATACATTTCATATGCCATAATCCCGTGTTAATAAACTCTAGAAGGCAAAGTAAGTTATTCACATAGTTTCGCTTGGAACTTGGGTGTTCCCAATAATAGGAAGACAATAGTTtcataaaatttgaaagaagtgtttatttaagtcattttatttatgtggttttttTTTCTGAACATGAAACACAATGGGAAATCAACAAAAGACTAACCTAAAGCATCATGCTATCAGTAGATCAACGAGCTACAACAGAACTGATAATTTGAAGGACATCGTCTACTTCCTGTCCTGATGTCCACGACCTTTCATACATCTCTGAAGATGATTGAGTGAGAACAGAGAGGTTGAAGACTATCTCTGCCATTATTGGTCTTGTTGAATACATCTCTGATGTGCATGCCCTTGCTAGGGCTGCCAAGCTCAGAGCGCTTTCGATGGGGTAAAAGCTCTCCAGATTTGGATCCATCCACCTCCTTAAcgtctcctctcttttctcttcatcTTCCAAAATCTTCCGTATTTCCTTCCACAACATCTCAATCTCGCCATTTTCTTTCGTTACCATGCCTTTTTTTCCTGAAAGCAACTCCAACAGAACAACCCCAAAAGCAAAAACATCAATTTTTGAGGTGACTGAGCTTGTTGCAGGTCCAGCTACAGAGAAATTCGAGATCTTGGCCTTAAACCTGGAGTCGAGAAGTATGTTACTTGTTCTAATATCTCTATGAACTATGCTTGGTTGAGCATGTTCGTGCATGTATTGAAGGCCATTGGCTACATCTATTGCTATGTTTAACCTCTGAGTCCAAGTGAGGAATGCTAAAGTTCCAGAAGAAGATAAAGAGCTCGGGTACAACCACTTATCTAGTGATCCATTTTCAGCATATTCATACACCAAGAAACAGTTCCCTTCAATATCTGATGAGACACCAACTAACTTGACCAGATTTGCATGATTTACTTTCTGCAAAATCTTCAGTTCCTCCAAGgcatcttttgttttctttacaGCAAAGATGTGATCATTTATCACGGCCCGGTAAACTGATCCTCCAATCCTGTACCTTTCACTGAGATTCACAGTTGCCTCCATAATCACTTTTCTGTCATAGATAATTGGCTTGCCCAGATATCCTGAAACCCCAGGAAGTAGCTTATCCTGAAAGGCCTTAGGCTCAAAAGTTTCGGCCATTGATGTTTTCTTCATCTGGATGAGCTCAGCAGTCTCCGATGAAGAGCTGTTGCGATTCAACGTCATCTTCTTCCTAAATGAAAGATGACGATACACTGACAAgctcaccaaaaaaaaaagcaagaaagATCCGCTCGCACACAAGACAGTGATGAGGATCCACATCCGTGGATGTCTGAATTTCTGTCTTTCAGAAGGCGAGGGATATGATTGAGAAAGAGCTGGTAATTGTGAGACCGGTATCAGAACAGGATGACAAGCGGCGGCGGCGAAGTTCCGGTAGTTGTTTTCAGTAACAATATTAAGAGAGGATGCATTAAACAGCGAACTTACAGGTAAGACATCATCATTTGGTTGCCATACAT from Diospyros lotus cultivar Yz01 chromosome 9, ASM1463336v1, whole genome shotgun sequence encodes the following:
- the LOC127810414 gene encoding lysM domain receptor-like kinase 4: MELLLPRRLISVFSIILIASSSAPCSIHAQQPYVGKATSNCDGNSNSVLGYTFNGLNATCQAYLTFRSQPPYTTVASISELLGADPSLLSQLNSVSQNASFQTDQLVLVPTRCSRSGTYYQANTSYVVKSGDIYLSIANYVFRGLSACQAIQAQNPNLTAKTLHPGDRLLIPLRCACPTKNQTDAGFNYLLSYVIAPADSVSLISSNFRVDTGKTLEANQLSEQDPTIYPNTTLLVPLRKPPSISQIRAPPPPPPASPPPPTTSPPSNGGSSSKTWVYALVGALGGGAFVLLAGIILFCLFFRKSAQKNKQKKDPSINSESFEAAEKPHEKIVEEESKDFLESISDIAQSLKVYSFQELQSATQNFSPSCWIRGSVYHGTINGDSAAIKKMDGDVSKEIDLLNKTSHFNLIRLSGVCFNEGHWYLVYEYAVNGPLSDWIYHRNSDHKFLNWTQRVQIALDVATGLNYIHNYTSQPYVHKDIKSGNVLLDGDFRAKIANFGLARSAGGQEGEFALTRHIVGTQGYMAPEYLEHGFVSTKMDVYSFGVLMLEILTGKDVKELYERFSIMSDILIPVLNEKKGKQSLVDFMDPSLQGNYPAELAIFVARLVDSCIKKDPSGRPGMDEILQSLTQIMTTSQNWEMSNSISGY
- the LOC127810415 gene encoding serine/threonine receptor-like kinase NFP translates to MAIPLLYLQPLLCLFLFLGAQSPGNAITDPDTDFSCFPGSHGSCKTYVTYRARGPEYLALANISDLFGVSRLAIAKASNIASLDARLIPDQLLLIPITCTCNGTEFFTNVSYQIKKGDSFYLVSITAFENLTNYHLVQEMNPTLTPTDLHAGDEVVFPLLCKCPSKAHLYKGIKYLVTYVWQPNDDVLPVSSLFNASSLNIVTENNYRNFAAAACHPVLIPVSQLPALSQSYPSPSERQKFRHPRMWILITVLCASGSFLLFFLVSLSVYRHLSFRKKMTLNRNSSSSETAELIQMKKTSMAETFEPKAFQDKLLPGVSGYLGKPIIYDRKVIMEATVNLSERYRIGGSVYRAVINDHIFAVKKTKDALEELKILQKVNHANLVKLVGVSSDIEGNCFLVYEYAENGSLDKWLYPSSLSSSGTLAFLTWTQRLNIAIDVANGLQYMHEHAQPSIVHRDIRTSNILLDSRFKAKISNFSVAGPATSSVTSKIDVFAFGVVLLELLSGKKGMVTKENGEIEMLWKEIRKILEDEEKREETLRRWMDPNLESFYPIESALSLAALARACTSEMYSTRPIMAEIVFNLSVLTQSSSEMYERSWTSGQEVDDVLQIISSVVAR